In a genomic window of Octadecabacter temperatus:
- a CDS encoding DUF2461 domain-containing protein yields the protein MFDTLIPDAQTFVRALARDNTRDWFLAHKADYDAKLRAPALALLDALTPKLAKLSDCKVTPKLFRANRDVRFSKDKTPYKTHLHMMWTIETGTRQNPVMFFGVDPDSVTVGTGMMEFSKEVLTDWRKMVDLDGAYIAQKLKLVTDKGYAPWEPKLKRVPSPFDKDHAHGDLLRHKGLVVTGTPALTGDLVADLDAAFADLWPLSDMLIGVAETPTL from the coding sequence ATGTTCGACACCTTAATCCCCGACGCTCAGACCTTCGTGCGCGCCCTCGCCCGCGACAACACCCGCGATTGGTTTCTGGCACATAAGGCAGATTACGATGCGAAACTGCGTGCGCCGGCTCTGGCCCTGCTTGATGCGCTGACGCCCAAACTGGCCAAGCTATCTGACTGCAAAGTGACGCCAAAACTGTTTCGCGCCAACCGCGATGTGCGGTTTTCCAAGGACAAAACCCCTTACAAAACCCACCTGCATATGATGTGGACGATCGAAACCGGCACCCGCCAGAACCCCGTTATGTTCTTTGGAGTTGACCCCGACAGCGTAACGGTCGGCACAGGCATGATGGAGTTTTCAAAAGAGGTGCTGACCGATTGGCGTAAGATGGTCGACCTTGATGGTGCCTATATCGCGCAAAAACTCAAACTGGTCACCGACAAGGGCTATGCGCCATGGGAACCCAAGCTTAAACGCGTGCCCTCTCCCTTCGACAAAGACCACGCGCATGGCGATTTGTTGCGCCACAAGGGACTGGTTGTCACAGGCACGCCAGCCCTTACAGGTGATCTGGTCGCTGATCTTGATGCGGCATTCGCGGACCTTTGGCCTTTGTCTGACATGCTTATCGGCGTGGCAGAAACACCAACGCTTTAG
- a CDS encoding aminotransferase class V-fold PLP-dependent enzyme, producing MTTNPNPSAVDPDGLMEFSVVFTDRSLNSMSKAFQGVMRDLHGMLCDVYKADGMAIVPGGGTYGMEAVARQFGSNAHALIVRNGWFSYRWSQIFDAGEFTAKTTVHKARQTGNDSRAPFAPAPIAEVTAAIREAKPDVVFAPHVETSAGIILPDDYVKALAEAAHEVGALMVLDCIASGCAWVDMKATGVDVLISAPQKGWSSSPSAGLVMMSTRALERLDATASNSFAIDLKKWRQIMEAYLNGGHAYHATMPTDALRDFRDTMLETKEMGFDALRDAQWELGNGVRAYMAAKGLKPVAADGFGAPGVVVCYTDDGDIQNGSNFAAAGMQIAAGVPLAVDEPADFKTFRIGLFGIDKLRDVDATLKAFTDVADQVL from the coding sequence ATGACCACCAACCCAAATCCGAGTGCCGTTGATCCCGACGGTTTGATGGAATTTTCTGTGGTCTTCACCGATCGCTCTCTTAACAGCATGTCCAAGGCGTTTCAGGGCGTGATGCGCGACCTGCACGGGATGCTGTGTGACGTCTACAAAGCGGATGGTATGGCGATTGTTCCAGGTGGCGGGACATACGGTATGGAAGCAGTGGCGCGCCAGTTTGGGAGCAACGCCCACGCTTTGATCGTTCGCAATGGCTGGTTTTCCTACCGTTGGAGCCAGATTTTCGATGCAGGAGAATTTACGGCCAAGACGACTGTGCATAAGGCGCGACAAACCGGCAACGACAGCCGCGCACCGTTCGCGCCAGCGCCGATCGCAGAAGTGACTGCGGCCATTCGCGAGGCAAAGCCTGACGTGGTTTTCGCGCCCCATGTCGAAACCAGTGCGGGCATCATTTTGCCTGATGATTACGTGAAAGCCTTGGCTGAGGCCGCCCATGAAGTTGGCGCGCTGATGGTTCTGGATTGCATCGCGTCTGGCTGTGCTTGGGTTGATATGAAGGCCACAGGTGTGGACGTGCTCATTTCTGCGCCGCAAAAGGGATGGTCTTCCAGCCCGTCTGCGGGCTTGGTGATGATGTCGACCCGTGCGCTTGAGCGTCTGGATGCGACTGCGTCTAACAGCTTTGCGATTGATCTCAAGAAATGGCGTCAGATCATGGAAGCCTATTTGAACGGTGGTCATGCCTATCACGCGACAATGCCCACAGACGCGCTGCGCGATTTCCGCGACACGATGCTTGAGACCAAAGAGATGGGTTTTGATGCATTGCGTGATGCGCAGTGGGAGCTGGGCAATGGGGTGCGTGCGTATATGGCGGCGAAGGGTTTGAAACCTGTTGCGGCTGATGGGTTTGGCGCGCCGGGCGTTGTTGTTTGCTACACGGACGACGGCGATATCCAGAACGGGTCCAACTTCGCGGCAGCAGGCATGCAGATCGCGGCAGGCGTGCCGCTGGCTGTGGACGAGCCAGCCGATTTTAAGACGTTCCGGATTGGGCTGTTTGGCATCGACAAGTTGCGAGATGTGGATGCGACGTTGAAGGCATTCACCGATGTGGCGGATCAAGTTCTGTAA
- a CDS encoding pyridoxal phosphate-dependent aminotransferase has product MTFLSATLDRVKPSPTIAVTTKAQELKAAGRDVIGLGAGEPDFDTPENIKAAGIAAIETGKTKYTAVDGIPELKKAICAKFERDNGLTYEPAQVTVGTGGKQVLYNAFMATLNAGDEVIIPAPYWVSYPDMVLLAGGEPVFVEAPLETGFKITAEQLEAAITPKTKWFLFNSPSNPTGAGYSWDELKALTDVLLRHPHVWVLTDDMYEHLAYGGFKFCTPAQVEPQLYDRTLTMNGVSKAYAMTGWRIGYAAGPKELIGAIRKVQSQSTSNPCSISQWAAIEALEGPQDFIAPNNEMFVRRRDLVVTMLNAAEGIICPKPEGAFYVYPNIAGCIGKTTPAGTQISNDEVFATALLEETGVAVVFGAAFGLSPNFRVSYATSDEALKEACTRIQTFCASLS; this is encoded by the coding sequence ATCGCCAACGATCGCTGTGACGACAAAAGCGCAAGAACTAAAAGCGGCCGGGCGCGATGTAATCGGCCTTGGTGCGGGTGAACCGGACTTTGACACCCCCGAAAACATCAAGGCCGCGGGTATCGCAGCGATTGAAACTGGCAAGACCAAATACACAGCCGTTGACGGCATTCCTGAGCTGAAAAAGGCGATTTGCGCCAAGTTTGAGCGCGACAATGGCCTGACATATGAGCCCGCCCAAGTGACCGTCGGCACGGGTGGCAAGCAGGTTTTGTATAACGCCTTCATGGCAACGCTGAACGCGGGCGATGAGGTTATCATTCCAGCGCCGTATTGGGTCAGCTACCCCGACATGGTTCTGCTGGCTGGTGGCGAACCCGTTTTCGTTGAAGCGCCACTTGAGACTGGGTTCAAAATCACTGCCGAGCAGCTTGAGGCGGCAATCACTCCAAAAACTAAGTGGTTCTTGTTCAACTCGCCGTCCAACCCGACAGGTGCGGGTTATTCATGGGATGAACTAAAGGCCCTGACCGATGTGCTGTTGCGTCATCCGCATGTTTGGGTTCTTACGGACGACATGTATGAACACCTTGCATATGGTGGCTTCAAATTCTGCACCCCGGCACAGGTCGAACCCCAGCTTTATGATCGCACGCTGACAATGAACGGGGTGTCCAAAGCCTACGCCATGACCGGCTGGCGTATCGGCTATGCCGCGGGGCCAAAGGAACTGATCGGCGCGATCCGTAAGGTGCAAAGCCAATCCACCTCCAACCCCTGCTCCATAAGCCAATGGGCCGCGATTGAAGCGCTGGAAGGCCCGCAAGACTTCATCGCCCCCAACAATGAGATGTTTGTTCGCCGTCGCGATCTCGTCGTGACCATGCTGAATGCGGCTGAAGGCATCATTTGCCCCAAGCCCGAAGGCGCGTTCTATGTCTATCCCAACATTGCAGGCTGCATCGGCAAGACCACGCCTGCCGGAACGCAAATCTCCAACGACGAAGTCTTCGCCACGGCCCTTCTCGAAGAAACCGGCGTTGCGGTCGTCTTCGGTGCCGCCTTTGGCCTCAGCCCGAACTTCCGCGTCAGCTACGCCACCTCGGACGAGGCGCTCAAAGAAGCTTGCACACGAATTCAAACCTTCTGCGCCAGCTTAAGCTAG
- a CDS encoding Lrp/AsnC family transcriptional regulator: protein MIELDEQDRAILAALSRDATQTAAALGGRIGLSQPATWRRIKRLRESGVLAGQRVALDAQALGFGVTVFLGVKLATKGRVSLEDFERAVAAIPEVQLVEHVLGLYDYRLRVVARDLADFERVLRRRVMTLPGVGDVEANVLLSEERRPGPI, encoded by the coding sequence ATGATCGAACTGGATGAGCAGGACCGCGCAATCCTTGCCGCACTTTCGCGCGATGCCACGCAGACCGCGGCGGCCCTTGGAGGGCGCATCGGGTTAAGCCAGCCCGCGACTTGGCGGCGTATTAAACGTCTGCGCGAAAGTGGGGTTCTGGCAGGGCAGCGCGTGGCTTTGGATGCACAGGCACTGGGGTTCGGGGTAACAGTGTTCCTCGGCGTGAAACTGGCGACCAAGGGGCGCGTTTCTTTGGAAGATTTTGAACGCGCGGTGGCCGCGATCCCTGAGGTGCAGTTGGTTGAGCATGTCCTCGGCCTTTATGACTACCGCCTACGTGTGGTCGCGCGGGACTTGGCAGATTTTGAACGGGTCTTGCGCCGTCGTGTTATGACATTGCCCGGGGTCGGGGACGTTGAGGCCAATGTGCTGCTCAGCGAAGAGCGCAGGCCTGGGCCGATATAG
- a CDS encoding DMT family transporter → MTTHPTPLNWFSIGLLGLIWGGTFMVVSIALEGYGPLTVACARTTLGAVTLLLLVLAMGRPLPKQPVVWVYLAVTGVMNTALPFALLSWGQQYVPSAFAGISMAALPLFVLPLAHIFADDKLSPRKAAGVVIGFVGAVVLIGPTAFDFSEGSLALPQLACVAASLSYAISSVLTRRCPPVDSVVMAALTLVVGAICLIPAMLMVEGVPTWVEGRAGYAILFLGFVPTAFAALLRVTTIRTAGPVFMTLVNYQVPVWSMIFGAWVLSEVLPLRFFAALALILFGLGISQGPSLMRVFKR, encoded by the coding sequence ATGACCACACACCCCACCCCACTTAATTGGTTTTCCATCGGCTTACTCGGCCTGATCTGGGGCGGAACGTTTATGGTCGTCTCGATTGCGCTTGAGGGATATGGGCCGCTGACGGTTGCCTGTGCGCGCACGACCTTGGGTGCGGTCACTTTGCTACTGCTTGTCTTGGCAATGGGCCGCCCGCTCCCCAAGCAGCCAGTCGTTTGGGTCTATTTGGCGGTGACGGGCGTTATGAACACCGCCCTTCCCTTCGCGCTGCTGTCGTGGGGGCAGCAATACGTGCCGTCTGCCTTTGCGGGGATTTCCATGGCCGCACTGCCGCTTTTCGTGCTGCCGTTGGCGCATATATTTGCCGACGACAAATTGAGCCCGCGCAAAGCGGCCGGTGTGGTCATCGGCTTTGTTGGTGCCGTAGTTCTGATCGGCCCAACCGCGTTTGATTTTTCCGAGGGCAGTTTGGCGTTGCCACAACTGGCCTGCGTTGCTGCATCCCTATCTTATGCAATTTCCAGCGTGCTAACCCGCCGCTGCCCGCCCGTTGATAGCGTTGTTATGGCGGCGCTGACTTTGGTCGTCGGGGCCATTTGCCTTATCCCCGCGATGCTTATGGTTGAGGGCGTGCCAACATGGGTCGAAGGGCGTGCAGGCTACGCGATCCTTTTCCTTGGGTTCGTGCCAACCGCATTCGCCGCATTGCTGCGTGTCACAACGATCCGCACCGCAGGTCCGGTCTTTATGACGTTGGTGAATTACCAAGTCCCTGTTTGGTCTATGATTTTCGGCGCATGGGTGCTGTCCGAAGTCTTGCCACTGCGCTTTTTCGCAGCCCTTGCGTTGATCTTGTTCGGGCTTGGCATCAGCCAAGGCCCAAGTCTGATGCGGGTGTTTAAGCGCTGA
- a CDS encoding Lrp/AsnC family transcriptional regulator, with product MLDDVDKRLLRQLQAEPSLTAAELAGRAGVSALKATRRLGRLQESGILKGQHAVINWAALGYVVGVSLRITLDKTQSRAFDEFMEGARTIPEVTEIQTFLGRVDVRLSVIARDMAHYQTIYREQILALPHMADIEALMTVATLHNDESLPL from the coding sequence ATGCTTGATGATGTTGATAAGAGATTGCTGCGCCAGTTGCAGGCCGAACCAAGCCTAACAGCCGCTGAGCTTGCGGGGCGGGCAGGTGTGTCTGCATTGAAGGCCACGCGACGATTGGGACGTTTGCAAGAAAGCGGTATCCTGAAAGGCCAACATGCGGTCATCAATTGGGCCGCACTTGGATATGTCGTTGGGGTGTCGCTGCGCATCACGCTGGATAAAACGCAAAGCCGCGCCTTTGATGAGTTCATGGAGGGCGCGCGGACCATTCCGGAAGTCACCGAGATCCAGACGTTCTTGGGGCGCGTTGATGTGCGCCTGAGCGTGATCGCGCGCGATATGGCGCATTACCAGACGATCTACCGCGAACAGATTTTGGCGCTACCGCATATGGCAGACATTGAAGCGCTGATGACGGTCGCCACGCTGCATAACGACGAAAGCTTGCCGTTATGA
- the ilvC gene encoding ketol-acid reductoisomerase → MRVYYDRDCDVNLIKDKKVAILGYGSQGHAHALNLRDSGAKNLVVALREGSPSQAKAEGEGLKVMGIAEAAAWCDVIMFTMPDELQAETYKKYVHDNIKPGAAIAFAHGLNVHFGLIEPKEGIDVIMMAPKGPGHTVRGEYTKGGGVPCLIAVDTDASGKAHEIGLSYCSAIGGGRSGIIETNFRQECETDLFGEQAVLCGGIVELIRMGFETLVEAGYEPEMAYFECLHETKLIVDLIYEGGIANMDYSISNTAEYGQYVSGPRILPYEETKKAMKDVLTDIQTGKFVRDFMLENAVGQPTIKASRRANDEHQIELVGGKLRDMMPWISEGKMVDKAKN, encoded by the coding sequence ATGCGCGTTTATTATGATCGTGACTGCGACGTTAACCTCATCAAAGACAAAAAAGTCGCCATCCTCGGCTACGGCTCACAGGGCCACGCCCACGCTTTGAACCTGCGTGACTCTGGCGCGAAGAACCTTGTTGTCGCTCTGCGCGAAGGCTCCCCGTCCCAAGCGAAAGCCGAAGGCGAAGGCCTGAAAGTTATGGGCATCGCTGAAGCTGCGGCTTGGTGTGATGTGATCATGTTCACAATGCCCGACGAACTTCAGGCAGAAACATACAAGAAATACGTCCACGACAACATCAAGCCAGGTGCTGCAATCGCATTTGCACACGGCCTGAACGTACACTTCGGCCTGATCGAGCCTAAAGAAGGCATCGACGTGATTATGATGGCGCCAAAAGGCCCAGGTCACACAGTACGCGGCGAATACACAAAAGGCGGCGGCGTTCCGTGCCTTATCGCTGTTGACACAGACGCGTCCGGCAAAGCCCACGAAATCGGCTTGTCCTACTGTTCCGCAATCGGTGGCGGTCGTTCCGGCATCATCGAAACTAACTTCCGTCAGGAATGCGAAACCGACCTCTTCGGCGAACAGGCTGTTCTGTGTGGCGGTATCGTTGAATTGATCCGCATGGGCTTTGAGACACTTGTTGAAGCTGGCTACGAGCCTGAAATGGCTTATTTTGAGTGCCTGCACGAAACAAAGCTGATCGTTGACCTGATCTATGAAGGCGGCATCGCGAACATGGATTACTCCATCTCCAACACAGCTGAGTACGGCCAGTACGTATCCGGCCCGCGCATCCTGCCATATGAGGAAACAAAGAAAGCCATGAAGGACGTTCTTACAGACATCCAAACTGGTAAATTCGTACGTGACTTCATGCTTGAAAACGCTGTTGGTCAGCCAACAATCAAAGCGTCCCGTCGTGCAAACGACGAGCACCAAATCGAATTGGTTGGCGGCAAACTGCGCGACATGATGCCTTGGATTTCCGAAGGCAAAATGGTCGACAAAGCGAAGAACTAA
- a CDS encoding MATE family efflux transporter: MSTQMSYRTHTGRLLKLGLPLVGANVAGFSIHMTDTIMLGWYSVTSLAAATVATGLWFITFIVGAGFGRAVTPMVAEAVEMGDEVRARRVTRMALWLSAIYAALLIVPFMYGEQVLLMMGQEPAVAAQGGLYLRIAVLGMFPAMGAQVMRSYLGALELTAVQLWITLVALAANALVNYALIFGNFGAPELGIEGAAIASVVIQILQMVALMAYVQRKKPEAELFRRIWKSDNEAMAQVFRLGMPIGLTSFAEGALFTGASVMMGWIGEIELAAHGIALQLTAFMFMFHVGMSEAATIRASRHFGARDEAELRRGAIAAYFVSLSFGAIVVVLYLAIPAFFVGLFLDPSDPARDAVLALGVVLVLLSALFQFVDAAQIVALSVLRGVQDTRVPMWLAIVSYWIIGIPASYVMAFVLGWGPIGLWLGLTVGLGVAAVLLSQRFWARSVHIG, from the coding sequence ATGTCCACTCAGATGTCATATCGCACCCATACGGGCCGTTTGCTCAAACTTGGTTTGCCGCTTGTCGGGGCCAATGTTGCAGGCTTTTCGATCCACATGACGGACACGATCATGCTGGGGTGGTATTCGGTGACCTCACTGGCGGCGGCGACGGTTGCCACGGGGCTGTGGTTTATCACGTTTATTGTTGGCGCTGGCTTTGGGCGTGCCGTCACGCCGATGGTCGCCGAAGCGGTTGAGATGGGCGATGAGGTCCGCGCGCGCCGTGTGACGCGCATGGCACTGTGGTTGTCGGCGATCTATGCGGCGTTGTTGATTGTTCCGTTCATGTACGGCGAACAGGTTTTGCTAATGATGGGACAAGAGCCTGCGGTGGCGGCGCAGGGTGGTTTGTATCTGCGGATTGCTGTGCTGGGGATGTTTCCGGCGATGGGCGCGCAGGTTATGCGATCCTACCTTGGCGCGTTAGAGCTCACTGCGGTCCAGCTGTGGATCACGCTTGTGGCGTTGGCGGCGAATGCGCTGGTGAACTATGCGCTGATTTTCGGCAACTTTGGTGCGCCGGAGTTGGGGATTGAAGGCGCAGCAATTGCGTCTGTCGTGATCCAAATATTACAAATGGTTGCGCTGATGGCCTATGTGCAACGCAAAAAGCCCGAAGCCGAATTGTTCCGCCGCATCTGGAAAAGCGACAATGAGGCGATGGCACAGGTGTTTCGACTTGGGATGCCGATTGGCCTTACGTCTTTTGCCGAGGGTGCGTTATTTACAGGGGCGTCCGTAATGATGGGCTGGATTGGCGAGATTGAGCTTGCGGCCCACGGGATCGCGCTACAGCTGACCGCGTTTATGTTCATGTTTCATGTTGGAATGTCCGAGGCTGCAACGATCCGCGCGAGCCGACATTTCGGTGCGCGAGATGAGGCAGAGCTTCGGCGTGGTGCGATTGCGGCATACTTTGTCTCGCTGAGTTTCGGTGCGATTGTTGTCGTGCTTTATCTCGCGATACCTGCGTTTTTTGTCGGGTTGTTCCTCGACCCATCTGACCCGGCGCGGGATGCTGTTTTGGCGCTTGGGGTCGTGTTGGTTTTGTTGTCTGCGCTGTTCCAATTTGTGGATGCCGCGCAAATCGTGGCCCTTTCGGTTTTGCGCGGCGTGCAGGATACCCGTGTTCCAATGTGGTTGGCGATTGTCAGCTATTGGATAATTGGTATTCCGGCGAGCTATGTCATGGCGTTCGTATTGGGATGGGGTCCTATCGGTCTTTGGCTTGGATTGACCGTCGGGTTGGGCGTTGCTGCAGTGCTGCTGAGCCAGCGGTTTTGGGCGCGCTCAGTTCATATCGGATAG
- a CDS encoding MarR family winged helix-turn-helix transcriptional regulator: protein MATLLEPHGLTTGQFSILHHITRPAIGGGSRVSEIAAAVEVEQPAVTKALAKFQNLGLVEIVSHKSDKRAKVVSATPAAGALLGRIYQDIGPDLQKVFGSIDEAELEAFAKTLKQLGQWLDANRLG, encoded by the coding sequence ATGGCGACCTTGCTAGAGCCGCACGGTTTGACTACGGGGCAGTTTAGTATCCTTCATCATATTACCCGCCCTGCAATCGGCGGTGGGAGCCGTGTGTCAGAAATTGCCGCAGCAGTTGAGGTGGAGCAGCCTGCGGTGACCAAAGCGCTCGCTAAGTTTCAGAACTTAGGGTTGGTCGAAATCGTTTCCCACAAAAGCGACAAGCGGGCGAAAGTCGTTAGCGCGACGCCCGCAGCTGGTGCATTGCTTGGAAGGATTTACCAAGACATCGGGCCGGATCTTCAAAAGGTTTTCGGATCAATAGATGAAGCCGAGCTTGAAGCGTTTGCGAAAACGCTCAAACAGCTTGGTCAATGGTTGGATGCGAACCGTCTTGGGTAG